One Rhizoctonia solani chromosome 1, complete sequence DNA window includes the following coding sequences:
- a CDS encoding aspartate-semialdehyde dehydrogenase, translating into MSPQTPIKVGILGATGTVGQRFILLLSTHPFFRIHALGASSRSAGQAYVKAVKWKQASPIPEAVREMVVQECKPGGVFKDCGVVFSGLDADVAGDIELAFRAAELAIFSNSKNHRRDPVVPLIVPLVNPSHLSIVPYQRSLQSPPLKKGFIVTNANCSTTGLVIPLAALESAFGPIEIVQVTTLQAISGAGYPGVPSLDILDNVVPYIGGEEEKMEWEAGKILGGLADEGKAFEHHATHPITVSATCFRVPVLDGHSESVSVRFHRRPPPSPEDVIAALRAYVSEPQTLGCPSAPRQAIFVHDEPDRPQPRLDRDFQRGAGVNVGRIRKCPVLDIKFVVLANNVCIGAATSSIINAEYAVATGVIGV; encoded by the exons ATGAGTCCTCAAACTCCAATCAAAGTCGGCATTCTAGGCGCGACCGGAACTGTCGGTCAACGCTTCATCTTGTTACTGTCCACACATCCATTCTTCAGGATCCACGCACTTGGAGCTTCATCACGCTCTGCTGGTCAAGCATACGTCAAAGCAGTCAAATGGAAACAGGCATCACCTATTCCCGAGGCAGTGCGGGAAATGGTGGTTCAGGAATGTAAACCGGGTGGTGTCTTCAAGGACTGCGGAGTTGTATTTTCGGGGCTCGACGCAGACGTTGCAGGAGACATTG AACTTGCGTTCAGAGCAGCCGAATTAGCTATATTTTCCAACTCGAAGAATCACCGTCGAGATCCTGTGGTACCCCTCATCGTCCCCCTCGTTAACCCATCCCACCTTTCTATTGTTCCTTACCAACGATCCCTTCAATCTCCACCGCTTAAAAAGGGCTTCATCGTCACAAATGCCAATTGTTCGACGACTGGTCTCGTCATCCCACTCGCCGCCCTAGAGTCGGCCTTTGGACCTATCGAAATCGTACAGGTCACCACGCTTCAGGCTATCTCCGGTGCCGGATACCCAGGTGTTCCCTCGCTTGACATTCTCGATAATGTAGTTCCTTATATTGGCGGTGAAGAGGAAAAGATGGAATGGGAGGCCGGGAAAATCCTCGGCGGACTGGCTGACGAGGGAAAAGCATTCGAGCATCACGCGACGCACCCCATTACTGTTTCAGCAACATGCTTCCGTGTTCCAGTTCTGGATGGTCACTCGGAGTCGGTATCCGTTCGGTTCCACCGCCGTCCACCGCCTTCTCCGGAGGACGTAATCGCCGCACTCCGCGCGTACGTTAGTGAGCCCCAGACACTTGGATGCCCCTCTGCTCCTCGACAGGCTATCTTTGTTCACGACGAGCCGGATCGACCGCAGCCTCGTCTGGACCGTGACTTCCAACGTGGAGCAGGTGTCAATGTTGGCCGGATACGAAAATGCCCGGTGCTGGATATCAAGTTTGTTGTTCTCGCGAATAATGTTTGTATAGGTGCTGCGACGAGCAGTATCATCAATGCCGAGTATGCCGTAGCAACGGGCGTGATTGGCGTATAG
- a CDS encoding Reverse transcriptase from mobile element jockey protein, whose protein sequence is MAWVNNLPNPSARLLDNWASENDFHVLNDLTVPTRNGKKGQADSIIDLTLLNSIAVDAFVDFDWTCEAEGAMGSDHNIISWAIGAHDQTDAATHPKPPPTFTIDPELEEEWTNAFVAHLSNENLPSQPKTPSELDSMAVGILQAMANATEDSMPKKKQGAKSRRSPWWNSECSKALRDLKHPPDNRSRDARRACLRGAIRRARKSHADQVCKAASIGNVFRFTNWYKGKRRAPLPPIRFGGGLVTVPQQKAIALTDKFFPKATSSRVSLEPLGIPQAPERPWHNITKEEIETALASSSNTSSPGAFGTNYRLLKWAFSVRPNPILNLYNGCLTLGYHPSCLRNAVIAVIPKPNRSNMSDPKSYRPISLLETLSKCLEKVVTRRLIFEAGKFDLIPHSQFGGRDMTSCADAGLCLTHDTRTQWALGNHVSLLTMDVSGYFNNVDHARLIFTLKRLGYAHEICQWIQSYLLERTAQPKIDETLCDPINLPAVGIPQGSPLSPILSSIYSIPLLRAIQDPQALTYAYVDDFSILAFSDSHASNTTILQNIANTANNTLRALGLEFELPKSDLIHFTSRKQQPSNAQITLTHDLGTSVITPKVVVRWLGFYLDQKLNFKEHVRYMANKANAILAGLRMLADTVKGMSMRHARILFIACVRPILTYGSLIWFHGNNQKTMIDPIQKAQNMGIRWLTGAFKTSPTDALHHLASIPPIHIYLQRLNTNAATKLRALPRHAEISRRLPKAWDSHDPTLPHPPEPKRRQTAVPSPIVRLAALSHPESEFQTPYLNPPWVPENPFPGRLQFAFPPAGSPKDRRAKIAENANRLIDALAHEGTLIGFSDGSKEVRSGVRKVGVGYSIVWKKEEVAKFSGGIGPRADIFDAEMLALALIVRRCTRFAKSHNILRIHIFSDNLAAVRIINKCSPHAAQYASILFRKEAHTFLQGNARRSIVVQWIPGHSKIEGNERADKLANAGLDSRPTPFFNRTATWAKCRATQRAAKSWGRLWAEHPHSKTVQKHIPRPPALKLHPIFQNPSIPRSVSSRLIHVMTGHGCFGEYKARMPFINGSAKCQCGDPNQTIPHLLFHCPLAEDSRKLLFEAAPDLNPATLFGTPKGLEAVAKFIYHSGIGLYK, encoded by the exons ATGGCC TGGGTCAACAACCTCCCTAACCCCAGCGCTAGACTACTGGACAACTGGGCTTCGGAGAATGATTTCCACGTTCTTAATGACCTTACAGTACCTACACGCAACGGAAAGAAAGGCCAAGCCGACTCAATCATCGACCTCACATTGCTCAATAGCATCGCTGTTGATGCTTTTGTGGATTTCGACTGGACATGCGAAGCCGAAGGAGCCATGGGATCTGATCACAATATTATTTCATGGGCGATAGGCGCACACGATCAAACTGATGCCGCAACGCACCCGAAACCTCCCCCTACCTTCACTATCGATCCCGAACTTGAGGAAGAATGGACAAACGCTTTCGTAGCACACCTGTCCAACGAAAATCTCCCCTCCCAACCCAAAACACCAAGCGAACTAGACTCCATGGCAGTTGGCATCCTCCAAGCAATGGCGAACGCTACTGAGGACTCCATGCCTAAGAAGAAACAAGGAGCAAAAAGCAGACGCTCTCCGTGGTGGAACTCCGAATGTTCAAAGGCATTGCGCGATCTCAAACATCCCCCCGACAACCGCTCTCGCGACGCCCGCCGTGCATGCCTGCGGGGCGCTATCAGACGCGCTCGTAAATCTCACGCCGACCAAGTCTGCAAAGCTGCATCCATTGGAAATGTATTCCGATTCACCAACTGGTACAAGGGCAAACGTCGAGCACCCCTCCCTCCGATACGATTTGGTGGAGGGCTGGTCACAGTGCCACAACAGAAAGCTATCGCGCTGACCGATAAATTCTTCCCAAAAGCCACATCCTCTCGGGTCTCCCTCGAACCCCTCGGGATCCCCCAAGCCCCCGAAAGACCGTGGCACAATATCACTAAGGAGGAAATAGAGACTGCACTCGCAAGCTCCTCCAACACTTCATCACCCGGAGCCTTTGGAACCAACTACCGTCTATTAAAATGGGCTTTCTCAGTCAGGCCGAACCCCATCCTTAATCTGTACAACGGCTGTCTCACCCTTGGATACCATCCGTCCTGCCTCCGGAACGCGGTCATAGCGGTCATACCCAAGCCAAACCGCAGCAATATGTCTGATCCCAAGTCCTACCGACCTATTTCGCTCCTGGAGACCCTCTCAAAATGCCTCGAGAAAGTGGTTACGCGTCGTCTTATCTTTGAAGCTGGCAAATTCGACCTTATTCCTCATTCACAATTTGGCGGACGCGACATGACCTCTTGTGCAGACGCCGGATTGTGCCTCACGCACGACACGAGAACCCAATGGGCCCTTGGGAACCATGTCTCGCTACTCACGATGGATGTCTCTGGATATTTCAATAATGTTGACCACGCCAGGTTAATTTTCACTTTGAAAAGACTGGGATACGCGCACGAAATCTGCCAGTGGATCCAATCCTACCTACTCGAGAGAACCGCGCAACCGAAAATCGACGAAACTCTGTGCGACCCAATCAACTTGCCCGCGGTCGGTATCCCCCAGGGATCCCCCCTCTCACCCATATTGTCATCAATTTACTCTATTCCCCTCCTACGTGCAATTCAAGATCCCCAAGCTCTCACCTATGCTTACGTCGACGATTTCTCCATTCTCGCCTTCTCCGACTCGCACGCTTCCAATACCACAATCCTTCAGAACATTGCAAACACCGCCAACAACACTCTCAGAGCACTTGGACTAGAGTTTGAACTCCCAAAATCCGACCTTATTCACTTCACCTCTCGCAAACAACAACCATCTAATGCCCAAATCACGCTCACACATGACCTCGGCACTTCCGTAATAACACCCAAAGTTGTGGTTCGCTGGTTGGGATTCTACCTGGATCAAAAACTTAATTTCAAGGAGCATGTACGCTACATGGCCAACAAGGCGAACGCAATTCTAGCTGGTCTCCGTATGCTAGCTGACACTGTCAAGGGCATGTCCATGAGACACGCACGTATCTTATTCATTGCGTGCGTCAGACCCATTCTCACATACGGCTCCCTCATTTGGTTTCACGGTAACAACCAAAAAACAATGATCGACCCGATACAAAAAGCCCAGAATATGGGGATTAGGTGGCTCACCGGAGCATTCAAAACCTCTCCAACGGACGCCCTACACCACCTCGCCTCCATTCCTCCCATCCACATCTACCTCCAAAGACTCAACACAAACGCTGCCACCAAATTGAGAGCCCTGCCCAGACACGCGGAAATTAGCCGCCGCCTCCCTAAGGCCTGGGACTCCCATGATCCCACCTTACCACACCCCCCCGAGCCTAAACGTCGCCAGACAGCCGTCCCTTCCCCCATCGTCCGACTAGCGGCACTGTCACACCCAGAATCCGAATTCCAAACCCCGTACCTTAACCCCCCCTGGGTCCCGGAAAATCCCTTCCCCGGCAGACTTCAATTCGCCTTCCCCCCTGCCGGCTCCCCAAAAGATCGCCGAGCAAAGATTGCGGAGAACGCCAACCGCCTGATCGACGCACTCGCGCACGAGGGAACCCTGATTGGATTCTCCGACGGTTCAAAAGAGGTCCGTTCGGGAGTCCGGAAAGTAGGAGTTGGATACAGCATCGTATGGAAGAAAGAGGAGGTCGCCAAATTCAGCGGCGGCATCGGCCCTCGCGCGGACATATTTGACGCCGAAATGCTCGCGCTTGCGCTCATTGTCCGCAGATGCACGCGATTTGCAAAGTCACACAATATTCTCAGAATCCACATCTTCTCGGACAACCTAGCCGCCGTACGCATTATCAACAAATGCAGCCCCCATGCCGCCCAATACGCATCAATACTATTCCGAAAAGAGGCCCACACATTCCTTCAAGGCAACGCAAGGAGGTCAATCGTGGTCCAATGGATCCCAGGCCACTCCAAAATCGAAGGCAACGAACGTGCGGACAAACTGGCTAACGCAGGACTCGACTCCCGCCCCACGCCGTTCTTTAACCGGACCGCTACCTGGGCCAAATGCCGCGCCACTCAACGCGCAGCCAAGTCATGGGGACGCTTATGGGCAGAACACCCCCACTCAAAAACGGTCCAAAAACACATCCCACGTCCCCCGGCACTCAAATTGCACCCAATATTCCAAAACCCCAGTATCCCTCGATCGGTGTCCTCCCGCCTCATCCACGTCATGACAGGCCACGGCTGCTTCGGCGAATACAAGGCCAGAATGCCTTTCATTAACGGAAGCGCCAAGTGCCAATGTGGCGACCCGAACCAAACCATCCCCCACCTCCTGTTCCACTGCCCGCTTGCCGAAGACAGCCGCAAGCTCCTTTTCGAAGCGGCACCAGACCTCAACCCCGCAACCCTCTTCGGGACCCCCAAGGGATTGGAAGCGGTCGCCAAATTCATCTACCATTCCGGAATTGGCCTATATAAATAG
- a CDS encoding glycoside hydrolase family 3 protein, translating into MPPHRSRFEPLDVENILASLTLTEKARLLAGVGWWHTYAVRRLGVPALRLTDGPNGARGTKFFEGVPAACFPGATGLAASWDLEYLRTVGRIIALDCKDKGAHVLLGPTVNIQRSPLGGRGFESYSEDPVLSGYMARAFIEGLQSEGVAATIKHFVANDSEFERMSISSEVSTRALREIYLRPFELACRETESPAWAVMTAYNRVNVLDFPGIHASENKYLLNTVLRNQWGWKGLIMSDWFGTSSADLSIKAGLDLEMPGPAVWRGDALQRCVAVQKVGISEIDERVRQLLGLINKVSASGIPEDAEENGNPTEEVVGELREAARNANVLLKNDTNLLPLNLSKIKSIAIIGPNADAPVFSGGGSANLRPYQHTTALEGIRNALESTDSQVKVHHVIGALSHKLAPLLGTKQLRTKEGKPGFDIEWFHEDPVKNINAERVHYTHGTHSSMWFIDNLPEHLNPRCWATITATYTPEFSGKHEFGVSADGLVDMYLDGTKIIDNSTSPTPGSAFFGTGTTEVLATVNLEANKSVQIVLQYASALLAREKGIPESEFASLLNSRGGCRFGGGPIFTVDEGIQDAIEAAKGADAAIIVIGLNNDWESEGHDRTNMSLPGATNQLVSAVLKANKQTIIVVISGTPVTMPWASEASAVIQSFYGGGESGNGLADVLLGKVNPSSKLPLSFPKVGLISFDLLEHELTEYQRDEDVPSYLKFPGENGKIVYAEGVFVGYRHYERLKKDVLFPFGHGLSYTRFDYQTITLSGSIGNDSTVDAEVTLQNAGQFSGREVVQIYVQDVVSRLDRPTKELKGFAKTALIKPGEIATVKIVLDRYAFAYFDEWAGPDAKDGEGRWVAEKGEFRIIAAASSEDERI; encoded by the exons ATGCCTCCCCATCGATCGCGATTTGAACCCCTGGATGTCGAAAATATTCTCGCCAGTCTTACATTAACAGAAAAGGCAAGGTTGCTAGCAGGTGTCGGATGG TGGCATACATACGCAGTGAGACGCCTTGGGGTACCTGCTCTGAGG TTAACTGATGGACCGAACGGGGCGCGTGGCACTAAAT TTTTTGAAGGAGTTCCCGCTGCTTGCTTCCCTGGTGCTACTGGTTTGGCCGCGTCTTGGGATCTGGAGTATCTCCGCACCGTTGGGAGAATCATAGCACTCGATTGTAAAGACAAGG GAGCTCATGTATTACTTGGTCCAACAGTCAACATCCAGCGCTCTCCCCTCGGGGGAAGAGGATTTGAGTCCTACTCAGAGGATCCAGTTCTTTCTGGGTATATGGCCCGTGCGTTTATTGAGGGGTTGCAGTCCGAAGGTGTAGCAGCAACAATCAAACATTTCGTAGCCAATGATTCTGAGTTTGAAAGAATGTCCATATCTT CCGAGGTATCTACAAGAGCTCTTAGGGAGATCTATCTGAGGCCGTTCGAGCTAGCCTGTCGAGAGACGGAAAGTCCAGCATGGGCGGTAATGACCGCATACAACCGTGTTAATG TCCTCGATTTTCCAGGTATACACGCTTCGGAGAACAAATA TCTACTGAACACCGTTCTACGCAATCAATGGGGATGGAAGGGCTTGATTATGTCCGATTG GTTTGGGACGTCTTCCGCCGACCTCTCGATCAAGGCTGGGCTTGATCTCGAAATGCCT GGCCCTGCTGTATGGCGCGGAGATGCATTACAACGCTGTGTCGCTGTACAAAAGGTTGGTATATCTGAAATAGATGAGCGAGTGCGACAG CTGCTAGGTTTGATTAACAAGGTATCGGCATCCGGCATTCCAGAGGATGCAGAGGAGAATGGCAATCCAACTGAAGAAGTCGTAGGAGAACTACGCGAAGCCGCCAGG AATGCCAACGTTCTTCTAAAGAATGACACTAACTTACTCCCGTTGAACCTATCTAAAATCAAATCAATAGCAATCATCGGGCCCAATGCTGATGCACCTGTCTTCTCAGGCGGAGGATCTGCGAATCTGCGTCCATATCAGCACACCACCGCTCTCGAAGGCATCCGTAATGCCTTGGAAAGTACGGATAGTCAGGTCAAGGttcatcatgtgattggcGCCCTTTCTCACAAGCTGGCGCCTTTGCTTGGTACTAAGCAGCTGAGAACCAAAGAAGGCAAACCTGGGTTCGATATTGAATGGTTCCACGAAGATCCAGTGAAGAATATAAATGCTGAGAGGGTGCACTACACACACGGAACCCACTCTTCTATGTGGTTTATCGATAACTTACCAGAG CACCTAAATCCCCGATGCTGGGCTACTATCACCGCAACATATACACCAGAGTTCTCCGGAAAA CATGAATTCGGAGTGTCAGCAGATGGACTAGTTGATATGTACTTGGATGGAACGAAAATCATTGATAATTCAACGAGCCCAACTCCTGGAT CTGCATTCTTTGGGACTGGTACGACTGAGGTTTTGGCCACCGTCAACCTTGAGGCAAACAAATCCGTTCAGATCGTACTTCAATATGCCAGTGCCCTGTTAGCAAGGGAGAAGGGGATACCAGAGTCTGAATTCGCTTCGCTGTTGAATTCTCGAGGTGGCTGCCGATTTGGTGGGGGGCCTATTTTTACTGTAGACGAGGGCATTCAAGATGCTATCGAGGCCGCCAAAGGAGCCGACGCTGCCATCATTGTAATTGGTTTGAATAATG ACTGGGAGTCGGAGGGACACGACCGCACAAATATGTCACTTCCCGGCGCTACAAACCAACTCGTCTCCGCCGTATTGAAGGCTAATAAACAAACTATTATCGTTGTCATTAGCGGGACCCCGGTTACTATGCCTTGGGCTTCAGAAGCAAGCGCAGTCATCCAATCGTTTTACGGAGGAGGCGAGTCTGGGAACGGGCTCGCTGACGTATTGCTTGGAAAGGTAAACCCAAGCTCAAAACTACCTTTATCATTCCCTAAGGTTGGGTTGATTTCGTTTGATTTACTCGAACATGAATTGACTGAGTATCAGAGGGATGAAGATGTACCTTCGTATTTGAAATTCCCGGGGGAGAATGGTAAAATAGTCTACG CCGAAGGCGTGTTTGTCGGGTATCGACACTATGAGAGACTCAAGAAGGATGTTCTGTTCCCATTTGGACATGGGCTGTC GTACACGCGGTTCGACTATCAGACTATAACGCTCTCGGGATCAATTGGGAACGATTCTACGGTTGATGCTGAAGTTACCCTGCAGAATGCCGGACAGTTCTCGGGCCGTGAAGTTGT GCAAATCTACGTTCAGGACGTAGTGTCTCGATTAGACCGCCCAACCAAAGAGCTCAAAGGATTTGCGAAGACTGCCTTGATAAAACCGGGCGAAATAGCAACCGTAAAGATTGTGTTGGATCGATACGCGTTTGCTTACTTTGATGAATGGGCTGGGCCTGATGCTAAGGATGGTGAAGGGCGCTGGGTGGCTGAGAAGGGCGAGTTCCGAATTATTGCAGCCGCGAGCAGCGAAGATGAAAGGATATGA
- a CDS encoding 14-3-3 protein, with product MDSEIFDIVGLLHCIGSRSKHSILPCTIPHLVTSEPASSPHQKHSFDPAFASTDPFALLAALRLYEYLTAFHVAAARHLLSKPPERSINPSPLTGLSCARSPAKVVLAGVREPVVRAVQRPTHVQVLPLIQRVHHPDHLVLALVAVRVFDERGPRSQQ from the coding sequence ATGGATAGTGAGATCTTTGATATTGTAGGATTATTGCATTGCATTGGTAGCAGAAGTAAGCACAGCATCCTCCCGTGCACTATCCCACACCTCGTAACATCCGAGCCCGCAAGTTCACCTCATCAGAAACACAGCTTCGACCCGGCGTTCGCCTCCACAGATCCCTTCGCACTGCTCGCCGCGCTCAGGCTGTACGAGTACCTCACCGCCTTCCACGTAGCTGCAGCCCGCCACCTTCTCAGCAAACCGCCGGAACGAAGTATCAATCCTAGTCCACTCACTGGTCTCAGCTGTGCTCGCAGCCCCGCCAAAGTCGTTCTCGCTGGCGTTCGCGAACCCGTTGTCCGTGCTGTACAGCGGCCTACTCATGTTCAGGTTCTCCCACTTATTCAGCGCGTACATCACCCGGATCACCTTGTCCTCGCTCTCGTTGCTGTCCGAGTGTTCGACGAGCGAGGCCCAAGATCCCAACAATAG
- a CDS encoding 14-3-3 protein produces the protein MWVEGAERGSGLYRGWCDLDRPLPSESVVSALFNCGVYNPSLSFAPLSTLSIIMADSREDSVYLAKLAEQAERYEEMVENMKRVASSDQELTVEERNLLSVAYKNVIGARRASWRIVSSIEQKEESKGNDAQVTMIKGYREKIEAELAKICEDILDVLDKHLIPSAASGESKVFYHKMMGDYHRYLAEFATGEKRKASADKSLEAYKAASDVAVTELPPTHPIRLGLALNFSVFYYEILNSPDRACHLAKQAFDDAIAELDTLSEESYKDSTLIMQLLRDNLTLWTSDMQDSADKSGDKDEAAAEGDEASKA, from the exons ATGTGGGTTGAGGGCGCGGAGCGGGGGTCAGGGTTGTACCGCGGATGGTGTGACCTGGATCGCCCTCTGCCCTCGGAGTCGGTTGTTTCTGCCCTCTTCAACTGTGGTGTATATAACCCATCGC TCTCTTTCGCTCCTCTATCTACTCTCTCTATCATA ATGGCTGACTCGCGTGAAGACTCTGTGTACCTCGCCAAGCTTGCTGAGCAGGCGGAGCGCTATGAGG AGATGGTGGAGAACATGAAACGCGTCGCGTCGTCGGACCAGGAGCTGACTGTCGAGGAGCGCAATTTACTGTCGGTCGCGTACAAGAACGTGATTGGTGCTCGTCGGGCATCGTGGCGAATTGTTTCATCGATCGAGCAAAAGGAGGAGTCCAAGGGCAACGATGCCCAGGTCACCATGATCAAGGGCTATCGTgagaagattgaggctgAGCTCGCAAAGATCTGCGAGGATATCCTCGACGTTCTCGACAAGCACCTTATTCCTTCTGCTGCGTCTGGCGAGTCCAAGGTCTTCTACCACAAGAT GATGGGCGACTACCACCGCTACCTCGCTGAATTCGCAACCGGTGAGAAGCGCAAGGCTAGCGCTGACAAGTCTCTCGAGGCCTACAAGGCCGCCTCTGATGTTGCCGTCACCGAGCTTCCCCCTACCCACCCCATTCGTCTCGGTCTTGCGCTCAACTTCTCTGTCTTCTACTATGAGATCTTGAACTCGCCCGACCGTGCTTGCCATCTCGCCAAGCAGGCATTCGACGATGCGATTGCTGAGCTTGACACCCTCTCGGAGGAGAGCTACAAGGATTCTACCTTGATCATGCAGCTCCTCCGTGACAACCTTACCCTCTGGACTTCGGACATGCAGGATTCCGCCGACAAGTCGGGTGACAAGGACGAGGCTGCTGCGGAAGGCGACGAAGCCAGCAAGGCATAG